The following coding sequences lie in one Apium graveolens cultivar Ventura chromosome 3, ASM990537v1, whole genome shotgun sequence genomic window:
- the LOC141713739 gene encoding thioredoxin-like 1-1, chloroplastic produces MAEVVCKSNVFSLCNGTNITKYHLHKRYRPTNLSFRSISCFHGRRVLVAPSNPAFVGGTSRKASNIQMSIGIAKAQRWWEKGTKANMRQVVGAQDLVDSLHNAGDKLVVVDFYSPGCGGCKALHPKLCQLAEMNPDVQFLQVNYEEHKSMCYSLNVHVLPFFRFYRGAHGRLCSFSCTNATIKKFKDALAKHSPERCSLGEPKGLEEKELAALSSNKDLSFTYTPKPEQPALPKEEGILTGQAVVSDTIQHPPLPLPRPLEMNLKNTKNKTLVSS; encoded by the exons ATGGCAGAAGTTGTGTGCAAGTCCAACGTTTTCTCGCTCTGCAATGGAACTAATATTACCAAGTACCATCTACACAAGCGTTATAGACCCACAAATCTTTCATTTAGGTCAATTTCATGTTTTCATGGTCGGAGAGTCCTTGTTGCGCCGTCTAATCCTGCGTTTGTTGGTGGTACTAGTCGGAAAGCTTCCAATATTCAG ATGAGTATTGGAATTGCGAAAGCTCAAAGATGGTGGGAGAAAGGGACCAAAGCAAACATGCGACAAGTGGTAGGAGCTCAAGACCTTGTGGATTCTCTACACAACGCAGGGGATAAACTGGTGGTGGTTGATTTTTACTCCCCGGGTTGTGGTGGCTGCAAAGCTCTTCATCCCAAG TTATGTCAATTAGCAGAAATGAACCCAGATGTGCAGTTTCTACAAGTAAACTACGAGGAGCACAAGTCCATGTGTTATTCCCTCAATGTTCATGTGCTTCCCTTCTTTCGTTTCTATAGAGGAGCTCATGGTCGTCTCTGCAGTTTCAGCTGCACCAATGCTACG ATCAAGAAATTCAAAGATGCGTTGGCAAAACACAGTCCGGAGAGATGCAGCCTAGGGGAACCAAAGGGCCTAGAGGAGAAAGAGCTCGCTGCACTTTCTTCCAACAAGGATCTCTCATTCACATACACACCGAAGCCAGAGCAACCAGCTCTTCCAAAGGAAGAGGGGATCTTGACCGGACAAGCCGTGGTATCTGACACAATTCAGCATCCTCCACTTCCTCTTCCTAGACCTTTGGAGATGAATCTTAAAAACACAAAGAATAAGACCTTGGTTTCTTcatga